A genomic window from Gossypium hirsutum isolate 1008001.06 chromosome D10, Gossypium_hirsutum_v2.1, whole genome shotgun sequence includes:
- the LOC107915778 gene encoding ribosomal protein S1, mitochondrial, which yields MSTYMSRLFPKSNSSMLLCSGQAIKAEVLRLREQTLLVDAGIGSPRICTQDETTLTGSAINRFEDKVGFFDKGVGGGESLVRKRFLERFFVDLVSGESIAKERAAVRFNDLLGSRSLDVVAGEPTLLNPRRFRQTLVWQELNKHWRNNSKVKGFFIDKVRGGYSVAIAGYVAFLPYSRFGRKMGRDSYKDGFTIERIDPQKRSLVVF from the coding sequence ATGAGCACGTATATGAGTCGATTGTTTCCAAAATCTAATTCCAGCATGTTGTTATGTAGTGGACAAGCCATTAAAGCTGAAGTTTTACGCTTAAGGGAACAAACGTTGTTGGTTGATGCAGGGATTGGAAGCCCTAGGATTTGTACGCAAGACGAGACCACATTAACCGGATCGGCAATCAATCGATTTGAGGATAAGGTGGGATTCTTCGATAAAGGAGTGGGCGGCGGTGAATCACTGGTGAGAAAGCGGTTTTTGGAGAGATTCTTCGTCGATTTAGTGAGCGGTGAATCGATCGCCAAAGAGCGAGCTGCCGTTAGGTTTAACGATTTGTTGGGATCGAGATCACTGGACGTTGTCGCCGGCGAGCCGACTCTTCTTAATCCTCGGAGGTTCAGGCAAACCCTAGTTTGGCAAGAATTGAATAAGCATTGGCGAAACAATTCGAAGGTCAAGGGcttttttattgataaagtgaGAGGAGGTTATTCAGTAGCCATAGCAGGCTACGTTGCTTTTCTTCCGTACAGTCGTTTTGGGAGAAAAATGGGCAGGGATTCATATAAAGATGGATTCACCATTGAACGCATTGACCCCCAAAAGAGGAGTCTTGTGGTGTTCTAG